The Amycolatopsis sp. DG1A-15b genome window below encodes:
- a CDS encoding response regulator transcription factor, translating into MIRVLLVDDHQLVRMGLRTLIDRESDMRVVAEADNGRQALTRLRSSRPDVMLLDIRMPGMDGLHLLRHLAADPELREVRVIVVTTFEIDRYVFDALRTGASGFILKDTAPTELVHAVRVVAAGEALLSPSVTRLLVTTFAERWIAPATIDGLDTLTDREREIAAWVATGKSNNEIADALFLSPATVRTHIARAMAKLDARSRAQLVVLAVRAGLTITP; encoded by the coding sequence ATGATCCGGGTCCTGCTGGTCGACGACCACCAGCTGGTCCGGATGGGCCTGCGGACTCTCATCGACCGCGAGAGCGACATGCGGGTGGTCGCCGAGGCCGACAACGGCCGGCAAGCCCTCACCCGGCTACGAAGCAGCCGGCCCGACGTGATGCTGCTCGACATCAGGATGCCCGGCATGGACGGGCTGCACCTGCTCCGTCACCTCGCGGCCGACCCGGAACTGCGCGAAGTAAGGGTCATCGTCGTCACCACCTTCGAAATCGACCGCTACGTCTTCGACGCACTCCGGACCGGCGCCAGCGGCTTCATCCTCAAGGACACCGCACCCACCGAACTCGTCCACGCCGTCCGAGTCGTGGCTGCCGGCGAAGCGCTGCTGTCCCCTTCGGTGACCCGCCTGCTGGTCACCACCTTCGCCGAGCGCTGGATCGCTCCCGCGACGATCGACGGACTGGACACCCTCACCGACCGAGAACGGGAAATCGCCGCCTGGGTGGCCACCGGCAAATCCAACAACGAGATCGCCGACGCCCTTTTCCTGTCCCCCGCAACCGTCCGCACCCACATCGCGCGGGCCATGGCCAAACTCGACGCCCGCTCGCGCGCGCAGCTGGTCGTCCTGGCCGTCCGCGCCGGACTGACCATCACGCCCTGA
- a CDS encoding sugar ABC transporter substrate-binding protein has translation MQSFTRRLAGVAALAALVLTACSGPEAEQPATAGVPGPSGGKLKVAVVTHGSLGDAFWNVVQNGAFQAGKDLDVSVTYYSDGDPLSQAKLIDNAVAQRVGGLVVSMANPQALQTSVQNAVKAGIPVVTINSGEDSSVAFGAIAHVGQSEGLAGQGAGQRLKNAGKTHLLCVIHEAGNIGQNQRCDGAKQSFGHATTLQVDINNPNDVQARIRGALQANPSIDAVLTLNSQIAARAYSAAKEASSKAQVATFDLNNEVVSGIKSGDILFAVDQQQYEQGYLPIVILKLYTQNGNTLGGGKPVQTGPGFVDKSNVDAITPYIQGGTR, from the coding sequence GTGCAATCGTTCACGAGGCGCCTGGCCGGTGTCGCCGCGTTGGCCGCCCTGGTTCTCACCGCGTGCAGCGGCCCGGAGGCGGAGCAGCCCGCCACCGCCGGCGTGCCGGGTCCGAGCGGTGGGAAGCTGAAGGTCGCGGTCGTCACGCACGGCAGCCTGGGGGATGCGTTCTGGAACGTGGTGCAGAACGGCGCTTTCCAGGCAGGGAAGGACCTGGACGTCAGCGTGACCTACTACTCCGACGGCGACCCCCTCTCCCAGGCCAAGCTGATCGACAACGCCGTCGCCCAGAGGGTCGGCGGGCTGGTGGTCTCGATGGCGAATCCGCAGGCACTGCAGACGTCGGTGCAGAATGCGGTCAAGGCGGGCATCCCGGTCGTCACGATCAACTCGGGCGAGGACTCCAGCGTGGCGTTCGGCGCCATCGCACACGTCGGGCAGAGCGAAGGACTCGCCGGGCAGGGCGCGGGACAGCGGCTGAAGAACGCGGGCAAGACGCACCTGCTGTGCGTGATCCATGAAGCCGGGAACATCGGCCAGAACCAGCGCTGCGACGGTGCGAAGCAGAGCTTCGGCCACGCGACCACGCTGCAGGTCGACATCAACAACCCGAACGACGTCCAGGCGCGCATCCGCGGCGCGCTCCAGGCGAACCCGTCGATCGACGCGGTCCTCACCCTGAACTCGCAGATCGCGGCGCGCGCGTACAGCGCGGCGAAGGAGGCGAGCTCGAAGGCCCAGGTCGCCACGTTCGACCTCAACAACGAGGTGGTGTCGGGCATCAAGAGCGGGGACATCCTCTTCGCCGTCGACCAGCAGCAGTACGAGCAGGGTTACCTGCCGATCGTGATCCTCAAGCTGTACACGCAGAACGGGAACACCCTCGGCGGCGGCAAGCCGGTGCAGACCGGCCCCGGCTTCGTGGACAAGTCGAATGTCGACGCGATCACGCCGTACATCCAGGGCGGGACCCGTTGA
- a CDS encoding DUF1707 domain-containing protein has translation MVEPTVADPPALDVDRARVAKYLEQALADERLVRGEHAARTVGVWSATTTRELAKLVVDLPLPPDEPLRDRKPDPHSDDLITPAHRQVVLDRLNRAMAGGTLTLREYETRLDVAVQARTFEELTPAITGLPPGW, from the coding sequence GTGGTTGAGCCCACGGTCGCCGACCCGCCGGCGCTCGACGTCGACCGGGCCCGGGTCGCCAAGTACCTCGAACAGGCGCTGGCCGATGAACGACTCGTTCGGGGTGAGCACGCGGCCCGGACCGTCGGGGTCTGGTCGGCGACAACGACCCGTGAGCTGGCGAAGCTGGTGGTCGACCTCCCCTTGCCGCCCGACGAACCCCTGCGCGACCGCAAACCGGACCCCCACTCCGACGACCTCATCACCCCCGCCCACCGCCAGGTCGTGCTCGACCGGCTGAACCGCGCGATGGCCGGCGGCACACTCACCTTGCGGGAGTACGAGACCCGGCTGGACGTGGCAGTGCAAGCCCGTACCTTCGAGGAACTGACGCCGGCGATCACCGGCCTGCCACCCGGCTGGTAG
- a CDS encoding GNAT family N-acetyltransferase yields the protein MAGSADQRSFEVRPVDAMCFDDLAVILNPGGTERACWCLAHRVTPAEYSALRGEQRAERTRSLCAERPAPGVLAYAGDTPAGWCGVSPRSRFERLKRSRTIPALDDQPVWSIVCFVVASPFRGLGVAKALLDGAVGYARSHDAPAVEGYPVDTEGARIGPSAAHAGTTALFEEAGFHRMERTQARVDGRIRWLMRLDLSRSELRDR from the coding sequence ATGGCCGGCTCCGCAGACCAGCGATCGTTCGAAGTCCGTCCTGTCGACGCCATGTGCTTCGACGACCTGGCGGTGATCCTCAACCCCGGCGGAACCGAGCGCGCCTGCTGGTGCCTCGCCCACCGGGTCACGCCGGCCGAGTACAGCGCCTTGCGAGGTGAACAGCGAGCCGAACGAACCCGGAGCCTCTGCGCCGAACGCCCCGCGCCCGGCGTGCTCGCCTATGCGGGCGACACGCCGGCCGGGTGGTGCGGAGTCTCGCCGCGGTCGCGGTTCGAGCGGCTGAAGCGGTCACGGACGATCCCCGCGCTCGACGACCAGCCGGTGTGGAGCATCGTCTGTTTCGTCGTCGCGTCGCCGTTCCGGGGGCTCGGGGTGGCGAAAGCCTTGCTGGACGGGGCGGTCGGCTATGCGCGCTCGCACGACGCGCCGGCTGTGGAGGGCTACCCCGTGGACACCGAGGGGGCGCGGATCGGCCCGAGCGCCGCGCACGCGGGCACGACCGCGTTGTTCGAGGAGGCCGGCTTCCACCGGATGGAGCGGACACAAGCTCGCGTCGACGGCCGGATCCGGTGGCTGATGCGGCTCGACCTCAGCCGGTCAGAGCTTCGAGATCGGTGA
- a CDS encoding sensor histidine kinase, giving the protein METVAGVRVARPARVDVLLAGAFAAAVVAGTGVAAKGQTGVRPVDVAGVVLLVTAAAMTVGLRRAAPLGALLGAMVVVNAYLLAGYPYGPVLLCLVIAVFEVARQRPLPVSAVLGGLAAAMSSATILIRVLGEGHFTGLLALAWTGWIVLPWSLGALVHVMDAARQRSRADLINRTALDERMRIAGDVHDIAGHGFALITMQAGVALLVFDEAPEQARRSLEAVRETSATALADLRRMLDTFHPGPARPTDPAGVAGLADLIQQVEAGGLPVDVTVDGPGVLPAPLGATVYRVVQEALTNVLRHAGPTTARVSISRRDGHVLVRVSDEGTGDSATPGRLGRGLAVMRRRVEDLGGRLEAGPRDSGGFQVSARLPMTDATR; this is encoded by the coding sequence ATGGAGACGGTGGCCGGTGTGCGCGTTGCCCGCCCGGCGCGGGTGGACGTGCTGCTCGCGGGGGCGTTCGCGGCCGCCGTGGTCGCCGGCACGGGCGTCGCAGCCAAGGGACAGACCGGAGTCCGCCCCGTGGACGTGGCCGGCGTCGTGTTGCTGGTGACGGCCGCGGCGATGACGGTGGGCCTGCGGCGGGCGGCGCCGCTGGGGGCGTTGCTGGGCGCGATGGTGGTGGTCAACGCGTACCTTCTGGCCGGCTATCCCTACGGACCGGTGTTGCTGTGCCTGGTGATCGCCGTTTTCGAGGTGGCGCGGCAGCGGCCGCTGCCGGTGTCGGCCGTGCTGGGTGGGCTGGCCGCGGCGATGTCGTCGGCGACCATCCTGATCCGGGTGCTCGGCGAAGGGCACTTCACCGGTCTGCTGGCACTGGCGTGGACCGGCTGGATCGTGCTGCCGTGGTCGCTCGGTGCCCTGGTCCACGTGATGGACGCGGCGCGGCAACGGAGCCGTGCGGACCTGATCAACCGGACCGCGCTGGACGAGCGGATGCGGATCGCCGGGGACGTGCACGACATCGCGGGCCACGGCTTCGCCCTGATCACCATGCAGGCCGGGGTGGCGCTGCTGGTCTTCGACGAGGCACCGGAACAGGCACGCCGCTCGCTGGAAGCGGTCCGCGAAACCAGCGCCACCGCGCTGGCCGACCTTCGCCGGATGCTGGACACCTTCCATCCCGGCCCGGCCCGCCCCACCGACCCGGCCGGTGTCGCCGGTCTCGCCGACCTGATCCAGCAGGTCGAGGCGGGCGGCCTGCCGGTGGACGTGACGGTCGACGGGCCCGGCGTCCTGCCCGCGCCGCTGGGCGCGACCGTGTACCGGGTGGTGCAGGAGGCGCTGACCAACGTGCTGCGCCACGCCGGCCCGACCACGGCCCGGGTCTCGATTTCCCGGAGGGACGGCCACGTGCTGGTCCGCGTGAGCGACGAGGGCACCGGCGACTCCGCGACGCCGGGACGGCTGGGCCGCGGGCTGGCCGTCATGCGGCGCCGGGTCGAAGACCTGGGCGGCCGGTTGGAGGCGGGCCCTCGCGACAGCGGCGGCTTCCAGGTGTCGGCCCGGCTGCCCATGACGGACGCGACGCGATGA
- a CDS encoding PHB depolymerase family esterase, whose amino-acid sequence MFRSRSRKSWILGSVLAIAASAGLSVQAAPQAAAASLTQITNFGNNPSGLQMYLYVPNKVKPNPPILLALHGCQGSGPYLYSSTDFGSLADQYGFIVIYPSTNPGGSCWDVSSNQALTRNGGSDPVGLMSMITYTEQHYSGNPNALYVTGESSGGMMTNVMAADYPDVFKAGAAFMGVPYHCFYTNSVKGWNGPCAGGQVSMTPQQWGDLVRNADPGYTGPRPRMQLWHGTADTTLNYNNLGEEIKQWTNVLGVSQTPSSTDTPVAKWNRTRYNNSSGMTQVEAYSIVGAGHQLPIQGSGMAAYAIHFMGLDGNSGSGNTITVTNPGNQTAVAGTPISSVQIRATDSASGQALTYRATGLPAGLSIDSAAGLITGTPTTAGTSNVTVTATDPTSASGSASFTWTVGGGSTGGGTCQVSYVRNEWGGGLSANLTVTNIGVSAVNGWSLRWSFPGDQKITNAWNATITQNGQAVTATNVSYNATIAAGGNVQFGLQGTWAANDTNPAAFTLNGSPCS is encoded by the coding sequence ATGTTCAGGTCGCGGTCCCGGAAATCCTGGATTCTCGGCTCGGTCCTCGCGATCGCTGCCAGCGCGGGCTTGAGCGTGCAGGCTGCTCCCCAGGCCGCCGCCGCCTCACTGACCCAGATCACGAACTTCGGCAACAATCCCAGCGGCCTGCAGATGTACCTGTACGTGCCGAACAAGGTCAAACCGAATCCGCCGATCCTGCTGGCACTGCACGGCTGTCAGGGATCAGGGCCCTACCTCTACTCCAGCACCGATTTCGGGTCGCTGGCCGACCAGTACGGGTTCATCGTCATCTACCCGTCGACGAACCCCGGCGGCAGTTGCTGGGACGTCTCCTCGAACCAGGCACTGACGCGCAACGGCGGCAGCGACCCGGTCGGCCTGATGTCGATGATCACCTACACCGAGCAGCACTACAGCGGCAACCCGAACGCCCTGTACGTCACCGGTGAGTCGTCGGGCGGCATGATGACCAACGTCATGGCCGCCGACTACCCGGACGTGTTCAAGGCCGGCGCAGCGTTCATGGGCGTGCCCTACCACTGCTTCTACACCAACTCGGTCAAGGGCTGGAACGGTCCCTGCGCCGGAGGTCAGGTCTCGATGACGCCGCAGCAGTGGGGCGACCTGGTGCGCAACGCCGATCCCGGCTACACCGGGCCGCGCCCCCGTATGCAGCTGTGGCACGGGACGGCGGACACCACGCTGAACTACAACAATCTCGGCGAAGAAATCAAACAGTGGACGAACGTCCTCGGGGTGAGCCAGACCCCGTCGTCCACCGACACGCCGGTCGCCAAATGGAACAGGACGCGCTACAACAACAGCTCCGGCATGACACAGGTCGAGGCGTACAGCATCGTCGGCGCCGGGCACCAGCTGCCGATCCAGGGTTCCGGGATGGCCGCCTACGCCATCCACTTCATGGGTCTGGATGGCAACTCCGGCAGCGGCAACACGATCACCGTCACCAACCCGGGCAACCAGACCGCCGTCGCCGGCACCCCGATCAGCTCGGTCCAGATCCGCGCCACCGACTCGGCGTCCGGACAGGCGCTCACCTACCGCGCGACCGGCCTGCCCGCTGGTCTGTCGATCGACTCCGCCGCCGGTCTGATCACCGGCACGCCGACCACCGCGGGCACGTCCAACGTGACGGTCACGGCCACCGACCCGACCAGCGCGTCCGGGTCCGCGTCGTTCACCTGGACCGTTGGCGGCGGCTCGACCGGGGGCGGGACGTGCCAGGTTTCCTACGTGAGGAACGAGTGGGGCGGGGGGTTGTCCGCGAACCTGACCGTCACCAACATCGGCGTCAGCGCGGTCAACGGCTGGTCGCTCAGGTGGAGCTTCCCCGGCGATCAGAAGATCACCAACGCCTGGAACGCCACCATCACGCAGAACGGCCAGGCCGTCACCGCCACGAACGTGAGCTACAACGCGACCATCGCCGCCGGTGGCAACGTCCAGTTCGGCCTCCAGGGCACCTGGGCGGCCAACGACACCAACCCCGCCGCCTTCACCCTCAACGGAAGCCCGTGCAGCTGA
- a CDS encoding HTH domain-containing protein — translation MPASPRLVGSGRQPGMTQLHQAVPLVERQHALIEEMRARAPRFVPGRVLAERTGTTVRTVERDVIRLRAAGIPVEVKRGTGGGYRLAMLSRVPPLIFSPGEVAALVASLVALGPYTSATACSALEKLVTAFPAPATRAPH, via the coding sequence ATGCCCGCCTCACCGCGCCTGGTCGGTTCCGGCCGGCAGCCGGGAATGACCCAGCTGCACCAGGCGGTGCCCCTGGTCGAACGGCAGCACGCCTTGATCGAGGAGATGCGCGCGCGGGCGCCCCGGTTCGTGCCCGGCCGCGTCCTGGCCGAGCGAACGGGAACGACCGTGCGCACCGTCGAACGTGACGTCATCCGCCTGCGCGCCGCGGGCATCCCGGTCGAAGTCAAACGCGGAACCGGCGGCGGTTACCGGCTCGCCATGCTGTCCCGCGTGCCGCCGCTGATCTTCAGTCCGGGCGAGGTCGCTGCCCTCGTTGCGTCACTCGTCGCCCTCGGCCCCTACACCTCCGCCACCGCCTGCAGCGCACTGGAAAAGCTGGTCACCGCCTTTCCCGCACCGGCCACGCGCGCCCCACACTGA
- a CDS encoding SigE family RNA polymerase sigma factor: MFVEDSSTALLRTAYLLTGDRGHAEDLLQTALLRTARHWSRARDSPQAYARTVLLNLSRDRVRALFRRPREAPMPPDVDTLHAVDAGYEQVSERRVVLRALAELPIRQRQVIVLRFFEDMSVEQTAGLLGFSSGTVKSHTSRALARLRELLADHDSLQEVPRAHR, translated from the coding sequence GTGTTCGTCGAAGACAGTTCGACGGCGTTGCTGCGCACCGCGTACCTGCTGACCGGCGACCGCGGGCACGCCGAGGACCTGTTGCAGACAGCGCTGTTGCGCACTGCCCGGCATTGGTCGCGGGCGCGTGACTCGCCTCAGGCGTATGCACGCACGGTGTTGCTGAACCTGTCGCGGGACCGGGTCAGAGCGTTGTTCCGGCGCCCCAGGGAAGCCCCGATGCCACCCGACGTGGACACGCTGCACGCGGTGGACGCCGGGTACGAGCAGGTCTCCGAGCGTCGCGTGGTGCTGCGCGCGCTGGCCGAACTGCCGATCCGCCAACGGCAGGTCATCGTGCTGCGCTTCTTCGAAGACATGTCCGTCGAGCAGACCGCCGGGCTGCTCGGCTTCAGCTCCGGGACGGTCAAGTCGCACACATCCCGGGCTTTGGCCAGGCTGCGCGAGCTGCTGGCCGACCACGACTCACTCCAGGAGGTTCCCCGTGCTCACCGATGA
- a CDS encoding alpha/beta hydrolase: MVTGERVRDVTFPSVDVVLSGTFAGPGSRDPAPGVVMVGGSGPSDRTNDNFFPPIQRGLVEAGFAVLSYDKRGVGSSSGDWLAGTIDDFAADAAAALDFLRCQPGVQAETTGLFGHSEGGWVVLRAAARGNVPWVVTNGCPGMTPAAQDRYALATALQSIAGITPHDVEVTLAVYDQLVEAGRRGADFDEATRLVGSFSIPASVEDLFGEYWSETDESLWEFTKRKQDHNPIPDVLRLRCPHLASFGGADELVPVADSIGLFAAAACHAERHPRATLTVELFPHADHRVQVHGGTALVPGYVETLVRWITERRDTSSQS, translated from the coding sequence ATGGTGACCGGTGAACGCGTTCGCGATGTGACTTTCCCCAGCGTCGACGTGGTGCTGTCAGGAACATTTGCCGGTCCCGGCAGCCGTGACCCGGCTCCAGGGGTGGTCATGGTCGGTGGCTCCGGGCCGTCGGACCGCACCAACGACAACTTCTTCCCGCCAATCCAGCGAGGACTCGTGGAAGCCGGGTTCGCCGTGCTCTCTTACGACAAGCGTGGTGTCGGCTCGTCTTCCGGCGACTGGCTCGCGGGAACGATCGACGACTTCGCCGCTGACGCTGCAGCCGCACTGGACTTCCTCCGCTGCCAGCCTGGCGTCCAGGCCGAGACCACCGGCCTGTTCGGGCACAGCGAAGGTGGTTGGGTCGTTCTGCGCGCCGCGGCCCGGGGGAACGTGCCCTGGGTGGTCACCAACGGCTGCCCCGGCATGACACCCGCCGCTCAAGACCGTTACGCGCTGGCCACCGCCCTTCAGTCGATCGCCGGGATCACGCCCCACGACGTCGAGGTCACCCTGGCCGTGTACGACCAACTCGTCGAAGCGGGTCGGCGCGGCGCCGACTTCGATGAAGCGACGCGGTTGGTCGGGTCTTTCTCGATCCCCGCCTCCGTCGAAGATTTGTTCGGCGAATACTGGTCAGAGACCGACGAGAGCCTCTGGGAGTTCACAAAGCGCAAACAAGACCACAATCCGATTCCGGACGTGCTGCGTTTGCGTTGTCCGCACCTGGCGTCCTTCGGTGGCGCCGACGAACTGGTTCCGGTCGCGGACAGCATTGGCCTGTTCGCCGCGGCCGCCTGCCATGCCGAACGTCATCCGCGAGCAACCCTGACAGTCGAGCTGTTTCCCCATGCTGACCACCGCGTACAAGTACACGGTGGCACCGCTCTGGTACCCGGCTACGTCGAAACCTTGGTCCGGTGGATCACCGAGCGGCGCGACACCAGTTCGCAGAGCTGA